Proteins encoded in a region of the Naumannella halotolerans genome:
- a CDS encoding nucleoside deaminase: MGEALDHAERALAHHDVPIGAVVIDAAGRVVAGAGNERELTGDPTAHAEVLAIRRAAERVGQWRLTGLTLVVTLEPCAMCAGASVLARLDRIVFGAYDPKAGAIASLFDVVRDPRLNHRPEVVGGVRAAECGQLLRDFFGGV, translated from the coding sequence ATGGGCGAGGCGTTGGATCATGCCGAACGGGCGCTGGCTCACCATGACGTCCCGATCGGGGCGGTGGTGATCGACGCAGCGGGGCGGGTGGTCGCCGGGGCCGGCAACGAGCGGGAGCTGACCGGCGACCCGACCGCCCATGCCGAGGTACTGGCTATCCGGCGGGCCGCCGAACGGGTCGGGCAGTGGCGACTCACCGGACTCACCCTGGTCGTCACCCTGGAGCCCTGCGCGATGTGTGCCGGGGCATCGGTGCTGGCCCGGCTCGACCGGATCGTCTTCGGCGCCTACGACCCGAAGGCGGGGGCCATCGCCTCCCTGTTCGATGTGGTCCGCGATCCGCGGCTGAACCATCGCCCGGAGGTGGTCGGCGGGGTGCGGGCAGCAGAGTGCGGACAGTTGCTGCGGGACTTCTTCGGCGGGGTCTGA
- a CDS encoding tRNA adenosine deaminase-associated protein translates to MIDDAQFHTEHFPTNGPSMRGSGPDRRTGIAVDLAPWGGERETLVSDYDSEDYESFQLGRAADDAGARDPDEPEIDPDDEDLDDDAFDEPEDATADEIDLVVAAYREDGMPVARALDLELANDLEELIVQLRRLPGDAGAIGFVSLVGELIVLVRVRGRMVQTVLSDGGASEDWPIARDVADYLNENDIDSDDFEPIGDLGIFGDIGISDFELEAQLAELEDDADSVEVVLAIAERIGIGPVVRRVVDNEFS, encoded by the coding sequence ATGATCGACGACGCGCAGTTCCACACCGAGCACTTTCCCACAAACGGGCCGTCGATGCGCGGGTCCGGCCCGGATCGGCGTACCGGTATCGCCGTCGATCTGGCACCATGGGGCGGTGAGCGGGAGACCCTGGTGAGCGATTACGACTCCGAGGACTACGAGTCCTTCCAACTCGGGCGCGCAGCCGACGACGCGGGTGCTCGGGACCCCGATGAGCCCGAGATCGATCCCGACGACGAAGATCTCGATGACGACGCCTTCGACGAGCCCGAGGACGCGACCGCCGACGAGATCGATCTGGTGGTCGCCGCCTATCGCGAGGACGGCATGCCGGTCGCCCGGGCGCTGGACCTGGAACTCGCCAACGATCTGGAGGAGTTGATCGTCCAGCTGCGTCGGTTGCCCGGTGATGCCGGCGCGATCGGCTTCGTCTCCCTGGTCGGTGAACTGATCGTGCTGGTACGGGTACGCGGCCGGATGGTGCAGACCGTCCTGTCCGACGGCGGCGCCAGTGAGGATTGGCCGATCGCCCGCGATGTCGCCGACTACCTGAACGAGAACGACATCGACTCCGACGACTTCGAGCCGATCGGCGACCTCGGGATCTTCGGCGACATCGGCATCAGCGACTTCGAGTTGGAGGCCCAGCTGGCCGAGCTCGAGGACGATGCCGACTCGGTCGAGGTGGTGCTGGCGATCGCCGAGCGGATCGGCATCGGCCCGGTCGTCCGGCGGGTTGTCGACAACGAATTCTCCTGA
- the upp gene encoding uracil phosphoribosyltransferase, producing the protein MELRVVDHPLVTHKLTVLRDESTDSATFRQLTEELVTLLAYEATREIRVEPATVQTPVAPATGVRLSDPRPMVVPILRAGLGMLEGMTKLIPTAEVGFVGMVRNEETLQPVTYAERLPHNLAGRQCIVLDPMLATGGSLAGTVQFLVDRGADHITCICLLAAPEGIERLKELLEPLQIPTTLVVAAVDEKLNEKGYIVPGLGDAGDRLYGVTD; encoded by the coding sequence GTGGAACTGCGCGTCGTCGATCATCCGCTGGTAACGCACAAGTTGACCGTCCTGCGGGACGAGTCGACCGATTCGGCGACCTTTCGGCAACTGACCGAGGAACTGGTCACCTTGCTGGCCTACGAGGCGACCAGGGAGATCCGGGTCGAGCCGGCGACGGTGCAGACCCCGGTCGCCCCGGCCACCGGGGTACGGCTGTCCGACCCGCGGCCGATGGTGGTGCCTATCCTGCGTGCAGGGCTCGGAATGCTGGAGGGCATGACCAAGCTGATCCCGACCGCCGAGGTCGGTTTCGTCGGCATGGTCCGCAATGAGGAGACGCTGCAGCCGGTCACCTATGCCGAGCGGCTGCCGCACAATCTGGCCGGCCGCCAGTGCATCGTGCTGGACCCGATGCTGGCCACCGGCGGCTCGCTGGCCGGGACCGTGCAGTTCCTGGTCGACCGCGGTGCCGACCACATCACCTGTATCTGCCTGCTGGCCGCCCCCGAGGGCATCGAGCGGCTGAAGGAGCTGCTCGAACCGCTGCAGATCCCGACCACCCTGGTGGTCGCCGCGGTGGACGAGAAGCTGAACGAGAAGGGCTACATCGTGCCCGGCCTCGGCGATGCCGGTGACCGGTTGTACGGCGTCACCGACTGA
- a CDS encoding adenylate kinase, with amino-acid sequence MPAATTEDLRSARRILLHGVTGSGKSAAAHRLGELLDLPVHLVDDEIGWLPGWVNRDPAEQRSLAAELAAAPSWVFDSSYQTFRDQVLPRAQVVVGLDYSRRLSFGRLLRRTARRWLTREPVCNGNVENLGQILSRDSILIWHFKSFGRKRAQLRAWEAAPDGVPVLRLRHPADLERVLARLHARP; translated from the coding sequence ATGCCTGCCGCGACCACTGAGGATCTTCGCTCGGCAAGGCGAATCCTGTTGCACGGCGTGACCGGATCGGGCAAGAGCGCCGCAGCGCACCGACTCGGCGAGCTGCTGGACCTGCCGGTGCACCTGGTCGACGACGAGATCGGCTGGCTGCCCGGCTGGGTGAATCGCGATCCGGCCGAGCAACGATCACTGGCTGCGGAACTGGCCGCCGCCCCGTCCTGGGTCTTCGACTCCAGCTACCAGACATTCCGCGATCAGGTGCTTCCCCGGGCACAGGTGGTGGTGGGGTTGGACTACTCGCGCCGGCTCAGTTTCGGGCGGTTGCTGCGCCGTACCGCCCGCCGGTGGCTCACCCGTGAACCTGTCTGCAACGGCAACGTCGAAAACCTCGGTCAGATCCTGTCGCGGGACTCGATCCTGATCTGGCACTTCAAGTCCTTCGGTCGCAAACGCGCGCAGCTGCGTGCCTGGGAGGCCGCGCCCGACGGCGTACCGGTACTGCGCCTGCGGCATCCGGCCGATCTGGAACGGGTGCTCGCCCGGCTGCACGCGAGGCCCTGA
- a CDS encoding MarR family winged helix-turn-helix transcriptional regulator, with protein sequence MDFIGRVQQQWQRERPGVDVAPLGLIGRLHRIANHLTVELVALYAEYGLTEGEFDVLATLRREGVPYAMAAGELARNTVVTTGGMSKRLDRLESRGLITRRVSEADQRGRTVSLTDAGRELIDETFTAHMENERLLLGSLSADEVEQLTALLRHWAENEGL encoded by the coding sequence GTGGATTTCATCGGACGAGTGCAGCAGCAGTGGCAGCGGGAACGGCCGGGTGTCGATGTCGCTCCCTTGGGACTGATCGGGCGCCTGCACCGGATCGCCAATCACCTCACGGTCGAACTGGTCGCCCTCTATGCCGAGTACGGACTGACCGAGGGGGAGTTCGACGTACTGGCGACTCTGCGCCGCGAAGGGGTGCCCTACGCAATGGCTGCCGGTGAGCTGGCTCGGAACACGGTGGTGACCACAGGTGGGATGAGCAAGCGACTGGACCGACTGGAATCGCGCGGGCTGATCACCCGCCGGGTCTCCGAGGCCGACCAGCGCGGACGGACCGTCTCCCTCACCGACGCCGGTCGCGAGCTGATCGACGAGACCTTCACCGCCCACATGGAGAACGAGCGCCTGCTGCTCGGTTCGCTCAGCGCCGACGAGGTCGAACAACTGACCGCCCTGCTCCGACACTGGGCCGAGAACGAGGGACTGTGA
- a CDS encoding DMT family transporter → MEAKLRDVLITAIAPIAWGSTYVVTAQLLPADLPLWGAALRAAPAAVFLLLLSRRRPHGAWWWRAALLGVINVVAFFILIYLAAHHLPSSVASVIMAASPLAMVGAAWLLASESPSARVILGAAVGIIGVPLVVGFAHGGDLIGLCASISAMIISAIGFALTKRWSGQVRVIDATAWQFAFGGAALVVVAILGEGTPPVFSTSELLGFTYVAVIATAAAFVCWFHGLAVLPAGVVGVIGLLNPVTGVLLGALIADESLTVGQLVGITIVGIGVLIGQHRPRRVGAAPPTASTCIPGGER, encoded by the coding sequence ATGGAAGCTAAATTGCGGGACGTCCTCATCACCGCGATCGCACCGATCGCCTGGGGCAGCACCTATGTGGTGACGGCTCAGCTGCTCCCGGCCGATCTGCCACTGTGGGGAGCTGCGCTGCGTGCAGCCCCCGCAGCAGTGTTCCTGCTGCTGCTGTCCCGGCGCCGGCCGCACGGCGCCTGGTGGTGGCGCGCGGCACTGCTCGGGGTGATCAACGTCGTCGCCTTCTTCATCCTGATCTACCTGGCCGCCCATCACCTGCCCAGCAGTGTGGCCTCGGTGATCATGGCCGCCTCACCGCTGGCAATGGTCGGCGCGGCGTGGCTGCTCGCCTCCGAATCACCCAGTGCACGGGTGATCCTGGGGGCTGCCGTGGGGATCATCGGCGTACCCCTGGTCGTCGGCTTCGCCCACGGTGGTGACCTGATCGGACTGTGCGCCTCGATCAGCGCGATGATCATCTCCGCGATCGGTTTCGCGCTCACCAAGCGTTGGAGCGGGCAGGTACGGGTGATCGATGCGACCGCCTGGCAGTTCGCCTTCGGCGGCGCAGCGCTGGTGGTGGTGGCGATCCTCGGCGAAGGTACACCTCCGGTCTTCAGCACCTCAGAACTATTGGGATTCACCTATGTGGCGGTGATCGCCACCGCTGCGGCATTCGTCTGCTGGTTCCACGGGCTCGCCGTGCTGCCCGCCGGTGTGGTCGGTGTGATCGGCCTGCTCAACCCGGTGACCGGGGTGCTGCTGGGTGCCCTGATCGCCGACGAGTCCCTGACCGTCGGCCAACTGGTCGGCATCACCATCGTCGGCATCGGGGTACTGATCGGGCAGCATCGCCCACGGCGGGTCGGCGCCGCGCCTCCCACTGCGAGTACGTGCATTCCCGGAGGCGAGCGATGA
- a CDS encoding 1,4-dihydroxy-2-naphthoyl-CoA synthase produces MNDAAANSRSNLDTAVWKPVEGFDFTDITYHRAIDVPAVRIAFDRPEVRNAFRPGTVDELYRALDHARMSSDIGCVLLTGNGPSPKDGGWAFCSGGDQRIRGRAGYQYAEGETAESVDPGKLGRLHILEVQRLIRFMPKPVIALVNGWAAGGGHSLHVVADLTLASREHAKFKQTDADVGSFDGGFGSAYLARQVGQKFAREIFFLGDVHDAEDAHRMGMVNRVVDHDQLETVGLEWAARICAKSPTAQRMLKFSFNTIDDGLIGQQVFAGETTRLAYMTDEAVEGRDAFLEKRDPDWSRFPYYY; encoded by the coding sequence GTGAACGACGCAGCAGCCAATTCCCGCTCGAACCTCGACACCGCGGTCTGGAAACCCGTCGAGGGATTCGACTTCACCGACATCACCTACCACCGGGCGATCGACGTCCCGGCGGTGCGGATCGCCTTCGACCGGCCGGAGGTACGCAACGCGTTCCGCCCCGGCACCGTCGACGAGCTCTACCGGGCGCTCGACCATGCACGGATGAGCTCCGACATCGGGTGTGTGCTGCTGACCGGCAACGGGCCGTCGCCGAAGGACGGCGGCTGGGCCTTCTGCTCCGGCGGCGACCAGCGAATCCGTGGCCGGGCGGGCTACCAGTACGCCGAGGGGGAGACCGCCGAGAGCGTCGACCCGGGCAAGCTGGGCCGATTGCACATCCTGGAGGTGCAGCGGTTGATCCGGTTCATGCCGAAACCGGTGATCGCCCTGGTGAACGGATGGGCCGCCGGAGGCGGGCACAGCCTGCACGTGGTGGCCGATCTCACCCTGGCTTCCCGCGAGCACGCGAAGTTCAAACAGACCGATGCCGATGTCGGCTCCTTCGACGGCGGATTCGGCTCGGCGTACCTGGCGCGGCAGGTGGGACAGAAGTTCGCCCGGGAGATCTTCTTCCTCGGCGATGTCCATGATGCCGAGGATGCGCACCGGATGGGAATGGTCAACCGGGTCGTCGACCATGATCAACTCGAGACCGTCGGCCTGGAGTGGGCGGCCCGGATCTGCGCCAAGAGCCCGACCGCGCAACGGATGCTGAAGTTCTCCTTCAATACCATCGATGACGGGCTGATCGGTCAGCAGGTGTTCGCCGGCGAGACCACCCGGCTGGCCTACATGACCGATGAGGCGGTCGAGGGTCGCGATGCCTTCCTGGAGAAGCGTGATCCGGACTGGTCGCGCTTCCCCTACTACTACTGA
- a CDS encoding type II toxin-antitoxin system PemK/MazF family toxin — translation MADSLRTQLTRAASGLARRLTRDLIHSRAAKSSAKPKPPRRRPRQGPGQDRPTDYPGDFVGVPDFAYNPELDGEADPGEIVWTWVPYEEDHHQGKDRPVLLIGHDGPWLLALQLTSKDHDRDTDTRTGRHWVDIGSGDWDAERRPSEVRVNRIIRVDPNAVRREGAILDRARFEQVSRAVLEHR, via the coding sequence ATGGCCGATTCGCTGCGCACCCAGCTCACCCGGGCCGCCAGCGGCCTGGCCCGGCGACTCACCCGCGACCTGATCCACAGCCGCGCGGCCAAGTCGAGCGCGAAACCGAAGCCGCCACGACGTCGACCTCGGCAGGGGCCGGGGCAGGATCGGCCGACCGACTACCCCGGTGACTTCGTCGGCGTCCCCGACTTCGCCTACAACCCCGAGCTCGACGGCGAGGCCGACCCCGGCGAGATCGTCTGGACCTGGGTCCCCTACGAGGAGGATCACCACCAGGGCAAGGACCGGCCGGTGCTGCTGATCGGCCACGACGGGCCGTGGCTGCTCGCGCTGCAACTGACCAGCAAGGACCACGACCGCGACACCGACACCCGCACCGGTCGTCACTGGGTCGACATCGGCTCCGGTGACTGGGATGCCGAGCGTCGCCCGTCGGAGGTACGGGTGAACCGGATCATCCGCGTGGATCCGAACGCGGTACGCCGCGAGGGCGCGATCCTCGACCGCGCACGCTTCGAGCAGGTGAGCCGCGCAGTGCTGGAACACCGGTGA